From Toxotes jaculatrix isolate fToxJac2 chromosome 7, fToxJac2.pri, whole genome shotgun sequence:
CCCACGAAGGCGGGGCCCTTAGCTGGTTACCAGGCAACAGAGCCCAAAGAACCGCCTCTTCCTCTGTCGGACCAGTGGGTAGGGAGTCAGGTTAAGCAAACTGCTGTCATCTGggcacaagaacacacacacaccactgccaAATCAGACAATTTTGCAAGTTTTAGCTATGAAACAGTGTTTTATCCCAATAACTATAAACTATAAAAGATTTTGAAATTGTCACTGCTCTGTGGAgttgaggtgtgtgtgggaagaaggtgtgtgtgtaagaagGTGAAGGTAAAGGTAAAGAATGTATTTGGCTTCTAGCTTACCTTGGTTCTTCAGTGGTAAAGGCATTGTCTCCCTGAGTTTACTGAGAAGGTTCTTCATCTCCCTCATGTCTCTACAATAGCGTAAATGAGGGCACTTATGCAGTGTAAGtgtcactgacagacacacaaacatacagaaaaacacatattCCCAGGCCAACAACTTTAGCAAATTTAGCTTTAAGCACTTGACCTATTTTTGCAATATtgtctaaaaatatatattaaaatataatgtatattGCACAGTACAATGCATTACTGTCTAATTTCAGCACCTATGTGAAGCACCAGTATGcaatgtatttttaaagtaGTTTGTAAGAAGCCAAACTATACAGCAGCATCACAAgtaaaaactcattttaaaatttaataaacacacacaaataaacaacactcactcacagacagaGGAACAAAATGCACACCGCACACATTTTTGTTCACCTACTTTTCTATGTTTTCTATGTCAGTGGCCACCAGCCAGCAGAGCTGAGGACAGTCAGTGGGGGAGGAAGAGGTGTCCTCCAGGATGGGGATGTCTGAGCTCTCCTCAAGCTTACTGTCGACCCCGGGAGGGCCACAGGAATCTTTACCTAAAACACGCAGAGAGTAGGTAGTCTTAAACATGTCACTACTGCATTCATCAAAACATGTATACTCAcagctatacacacacatatgcacacaaactgTATAGTGAAGCTTGTTAAAAGCTATAATTGCAGTGAGACTTCTTCATGTATTAACCTTtcctgtggagctgcagggagCCCAGCAAGCAGACAGATTTGAGCATCTCAGTGATGTACATCTCCAGACAGCACTGCAGCTGGATGAAGAGCCTACAGATCTCAGGGTGGATCTCCCCGTCCTCTGGCCTGAAATGGCACATGGATACAAATTAAAGTTACAAAATTTGGAAAATGTTTAGCTTTTTGTTACCCAGAAAAGGGGAAATTCATAGGTagcctctttgtgtctctgtgtacaGCTTAACAGTGGTTGACTGATGAGTTTAGCCTCACTGATGCGTATGTGCTTACCCTAAACCTTAAACTGGCAGCAGCTCCCCTAAAAGGACTTAGATTAATGTTCATACATCTTTACAAACTGCgtgcagtgaaataaaaaaaggaaaatgtccagaaaaaacaataatatagTAAATGATAGTCTAGTAAATACTAGTTAAAAAAATCACCAAACTTAGTAATTCCTTTAATATTGTGCCACAGATCCCCATGACATGATAATTACTTGATTAAATGATAAGTTAATTTTATCTTGTTTAGAAAAGTTATTGTGGTTTTAGCTGCCAAAGCATGAATCCAGTATGTGTTGGAGGAATACAATCATGCACATCTTCTGTCTCATGTCATAAACAGCCACAAATGTCACtaacatgcttttattttgagatGTCTTAACTTTTAAAAATTTGTCTTGGTAATACTGTTAGATTTGCCTGCTTGTTTTTCCATTGATATGATCAATAACCTGCGCAATAACCACAAATCCATGATAGCATCAGCAAATGTCAGAAGAGGTAGAGAACTCAAATACACATAAAAAGTTTACCTTTAACAAATGAAAACTTTCAGATGAGAAGCTGTGGAGTTTGCATTAATGATGAGTAAATAAGAGTGACCTGCTTTTATAAACTTGTTTCTGTTAATATCAAGGTCAAAATTAATATTCACTGCATTTCTCTTGATTACGTCTtactgtgtgtgcagggtgttcatttatttagttggtttaaactgagaaaataaaaatgaaatgcaccAGAAaaatctccatctccatctgagtattatttattttaccctAAGCTGATCACTTGCTTTTATGAGACACTGCAGTAGCTTCACAACCATA
This genomic window contains:
- the rgs7bpa gene encoding regulator of G-protein signaling 7-binding protein A; its protein translation is MSSASNGRKNRPRSAGNIFQIGKPPYRDPQRRESTESTRKAQRAVADCRMIVQEFNTLVALYRELVISIGEITVDCPSLRAEMLKTRTKGCEMARAAHHSLSLISGPEDGEIHPEICRLFIQLQCCLEMYITEMLKSVCLLGSLQLHRKGKDSCGPPGVDSKLEESSDIPILEDTSSSPTDCPQLCWLVATDIENIEKDMREMKNLLSKLRETMPLPLKNQDDSSLLNLTPYPLVRQRKRRFFGLCCLVTS